Within the Nitrospira sp. CR1.1 genome, the region TCACCGGCGGCATAGATACGCGGGTTCGTCGTCTGCAGGCGATCGTTCACCTTGACGCCCGTCTTATCGTATTCGACGCCGATGGTCTCCAACCCCAACCCGTGCACGTTGGGCGCGCGGCCCACCCCTACCAGGATCTCATCGACCGTCAAATCATAGTGCCGACCGTGAGAATCGACAACCAGCCGCTTGCCGTCGGCAACTTTGTCAACGTTGAGATCCTTCCCGCAACAGAGCAGGGCCACGCCGTCACGAACCATCGACTGGCGCACCAGTTCCGCGGCGTCGCGATCCTCATTCGGCAGGATGCCGTGCATCGCCTCGATGAGTGACACTCGACTTCCGAAACGCGCGAAGGCCTGCGCGAGTTCACATCCGATCGGGCCCGCCCCGATCACTCCGACTCGTGCCGGCAGCGTGGTGAGCGAAAAAACCGTTTCATTCGTGAGATATCCCGCCACTTCCAAGCCCGGGATGGAAGGCGCTGAGGCCTTTGCACCGGTACATATCGCCGCCTTGACGAAGCTCAGGGTCCGGTTGCCTGCCGAGCCTTCCACCATCACGGTCTCTTCGCCGGCAAAACGGGCCTGACCGATATAGACGTCCACTCCCAGGGATTTGTACCGCTGCGCGGAATCCAGATGGCTGATTCTTGCCCGCAACTGTCTCATCCTGGCCATCGCCGCGCCAAAGTCATAACTCACCCCGCCTGGAATCCGAGCTCCGAATACCGACGCCTCGCGCACCTGCGCCCAGACATTGGCGGCGCGAATTATGCCCTTGGACGGCACACAACCGACATTGAGACAATCTCCACCCATTAAATGCCGCTCGATGAGCGCCACCTTTGCGCCTACCCCCGCGGCGATCACCGCCGTGACTAATCCTGCCGTTCCAGCCCCGACCACGACGATGTTGTATCGGCCATCCGGTTCGGGATTCACCCAATTGGATGGATGCACATTGCCCACCAGTTTCCGATTGTGCTCGTCATCCGGCAGAACGAGATGCTGACTCTCAGCGGTCATCACGGTCATGCGCACGACCT harbors:
- a CDS encoding FAD-containing oxidoreductase codes for the protein MTAESQHLVLPDDEHNRKLVGNVHPSNWVNPEPDGRYNIVVVGAGTAGLVTAVIAAGVGAKVALIERHLMGGDCLNVGCVPSKGIIRAANVWAQVREASVFGARIPGGVSYDFGAAMARMRQLRARISHLDSAQRYKSLGVDVYIGQARFAGEETVMVEGSAGNRTLSFVKAAICTGAKASAPSIPGLEVAGYLTNETVFSLTTLPARVGVIGAGPIGCELAQAFARFGSRVSLIEAMHGILPNEDRDAAELVRQSMVRDGVALLCCGKDLNVDKVADGKRLVVDSHGRHYDLTVDEILVGVGRAPNVHGLGLETIGVEYDKTGVKVNDRLQTTNPRIYAAGDICSRDKFTHAADAMAQIVIQNALFPHPFGLGYASVNSLIMPWCTFTAPEIAHVGLYEAEAAKRGLKVETYTYAFDEVDRAILDGDEEGFARIHIQEGTDRILGATIVGAHAGDLISEVSVAMKAGAGAKTIASTIHPYPTRAEIIKKAINLWRKAHFTPRTKSVLTRLFAWLRR